One window of Rissa tridactyla isolate bRisTri1 chromosome 12, bRisTri1.patW.cur.20221130, whole genome shotgun sequence genomic DNA carries:
- the EIF2S2 gene encoding eukaryotic translation initiation factor 2 subunit 2 — protein sequence MSGDEMIFDPTMSKKKKKKKKPFMLDEEGGDTQVEETQQSETKEVEPEPTEDKDVEADEEDSRKKDATDDLDDLNFFNQKKKKKKTKKIFDIDEAEEGVKDLKIEGDVPEAVEPEDDLDIMLGNKKKKKKNVKFPDEDEMMEKDEAFEDEDSKKDDGISFSLQSGPAWAGSERDYTYDELLNRVFNIMREKNPDMVAGEKRKFVMKPPQVVRVGTKKTSFVNFTDICKLLHRQPKHLLAFLLAELGTSGSIDGNNQLVIKGRFQQKQIENVLRRYIKEYVTCHTCRSPDTILQKDTRLYFLQCETCHSRCSVASIKTGFQAVTGKRAQLRAKAN from the exons ATGTCGGGCGACGAG ATGATTTTCGATCCCACTATgagcaagaagaagaagaaaaagaagaagcccTTTATGTTGGATGAGGAAGGAGGGGATACACAAGTGGAAGAGACTCAGCAATCGGAAACAAAAGAAGTTGAACCAGAGCCAACAGAAGACAAAGATGTTGAAGCAGACgaagaagacagcaggaagaaaG ACGCAACAGATGACCTGGATGATTTAAACTTCttcaatcaaaagaaaaagaagaaaaaaacaaaaaagatatttGATATAGATGAAGCAGAAGAAGGTGTAAAG GACTTAAAAATTGAAGGAGATGTGCCAGAGGCAGTAGAACCTGAAGATGACCTTGATATCATGCTGggcaataaaaagaagaaaaagaagaatgtgaaGTTCCCAGATGAAGATGAGATGATGGAGAAGGACGAAG CTTTTGAGGATGAAGATAGCAAAAAAGATGATGGAATTTCTTTTAGCCTTCAGTCAGGGCCTGCGTGGGCAGGCTCAGAAAGGGACTACACATATGATGAG TTGCTCAATAGAGTATTTAACATCATGCGAGAAAAGAACCCAGATATGGTAGCTGGAGAAAAACGAAAATTTGTCATGAAGCCTCCGCAGGTTGTAAGAGTAGGGACCAAGAAAACATCTTTTGTCAACTTTACAGATATCTGCAAATT aTTACATCGTCAGCCAAAACATCTTCTGGCATTTTTGTTGGCGGAATTGGGTACAAG tgGCTCAATAGATGGTAACAACCAACTTGTAATCAAAGGAAGATTCCAGCAAAAACAGATAGAAAACGTCTTGAGAAGATATATCA AGGAGTATGTCACCTGTCATACGTGTCGGTCACCAGACACAATCCTACAGAAGGACACCAGATTATATTTCTTGCAGTGCGAGACCTGCCACTCTCGCTGCTCGGTCGCCAGCATCAAAACTGGTTTCCAGGCTGTCACAGGCAAGAGAGCACAGCTCCGTGCCAAAGCTAACTAG